The following are encoded together in the Parabacteroides chongii genome:
- a CDS encoding ImmA/IrrE family metallo-endopeptidase translates to MGIKGNRQKNNASTKFQEPDLLVGVDDVLKSAHEKGFYTGNSLNIEEVVKSFNDIQIVYEQMEANQSGSISNINGKWVICINKNHNVKRQRFTLAHELGHYILHKGKNVEFVDTTFFRSDEMDSIEYSANEFAARLLMPEIVVRNLIDNEHIKNIGVLAEQFGVSSLAMKYRVLSLGYKMKDNG, encoded by the coding sequence ATGGGAATAAAAGGAAATAGACAAAAAAATAATGCTTCTACAAAGTTTCAAGAGCCTGATTTACTTGTAGGTGTAGATGATGTGTTAAAGTCAGCACATGAAAAAGGATTTTATACAGGGAATTCATTAAATATAGAAGAAGTTGTTAAATCTTTTAATGATATTCAAATTGTTTATGAACAAATGGAGGCTAATCAGTCAGGTTCTATTAGTAATATAAATGGGAAATGGGTTATTTGTATTAATAAAAATCATAATGTTAAAAGACAAAGATTCACTTTAGCTCATGAATTAGGACACTATATCTTACATAAAGGAAAGAATGTTGAATTTGTAGATACAACTTTTTTTAGAAGTGATGAAATGGATTCAATCGAGTATAGTGCTAATGAGTTTGCTGCACGTTTATTAATGCCGGAAATTGTTGTTCGAAATTTAATAGATAATGAACATATAAAGAACATAGGAGTGTTAGCAGAACAGTTTGGAGTTTCATCTCTGGCTATGAAATATAGGGTATTGTCATTAGGTTATAAAATGAAAGATAATGGATAA
- a CDS encoding Fic family protein, producing the protein MNAIYIWQQTDWPNFTWDDAKLSYKLGKVRGLQGKLVGKMSALGFDLKNSVILDTLTADITKSSEIEGEILNSDQVRFSVARHLGIETEGLPETDRYVDGVVQLMMDATQNYMKPLTDGRLFNWHAALFPTGRSGLYKITVADWRQGVEPMQVISGAMGKEKVHYQAPDSDNIPFQMKLFLDWVNDDQKIDPVLKAAIAHLWFVTIHPFDDGNGRIARTIMDLFLARADEMPHRFYSMSAEIRKLRKGYYEILEKTQKGGVDITGWLEWFLDCLEAALVNTEKSISTVLRKAAFWDRYRLVSMNERQIKMVNLLWDGFDGKLTSSKWAKITKCSADTALRDIQDLMTKGVLHKTDEGGRSTNYELVM; encoded by the coding sequence ATGAATGCTATCTATATTTGGCAACAGACAGACTGGCCTAATTTTACCTGGGATGATGCAAAGCTATCTTATAAATTAGGTAAGGTACGAGGGCTACAAGGTAAACTTGTAGGTAAAATGAGTGCGTTAGGCTTTGATCTGAAAAATAGTGTAATACTTGATACATTGACGGCTGATATCACCAAATCTTCAGAAATTGAGGGAGAAATATTGAATAGTGATCAGGTGCGTTTTTCTGTAGCTCGTCATTTGGGTATAGAAACTGAAGGGCTACCTGAAACTGATCGTTATGTCGATGGAGTAGTGCAGCTAATGATGGATGCGACTCAAAATTATATGAAACCGTTAACGGATGGACGTCTTTTTAACTGGCACGCAGCGTTGTTTCCAACCGGTAGAAGTGGATTGTATAAAATTACGGTTGCAGATTGGAGACAAGGTGTAGAACCTATGCAGGTTATATCGGGTGCGATGGGGAAAGAGAAAGTTCATTATCAAGCTCCTGATTCGGATAATATACCTTTCCAAATGAAATTGTTTTTGGATTGGGTAAATGATGATCAGAAGATAGATCCGGTTTTAAAAGCTGCTATTGCTCATTTGTGGTTTGTGACTATCCATCCGTTCGATGACGGAAATGGACGTATAGCTCGTACTATAATGGATTTATTCTTAGCCCGTGCCGATGAAATGCCACATCGTTTTTATAGTATGTCGGCAGAGATACGTAAGCTGCGTAAAGGCTATTATGAGATATTGGAGAAAACACAAAAAGGTGGTGTAGATATAACGGGGTGGCTTGAATGGTTTCTTGATTGTTTGGAAGCGGCATTGGTCAATACTGAAAAATCAATCAGTACGGTTTTACGGAAAGCCGCTTTCTGGGATAGGTATCGGTTAGTCTCCATGAATGAACGGCAAATAAAAATGGTGAATTTGCTTTGGGATGGTTTTGATGGAAAATTAACCTCTTCTAAATGGGCTAAGATTACAAAATGT
- a CDS encoding fimbrillin family protein, translating to MKTITTKWAMLIALVTALSCTETETGIEPEPGGGDGQVALGINPNLKVEAGTKAVTKSVVSGSAITYTDYKDAPGLGVVVTNSDATGWYSPDASSSGYTGHHVWYIGDTKGANWISIENKGSSYDPKNEKPYYLTETVGKVYAYYPFDNDALNNLLSISGEGSLKIPVSVSASGDIDAKTNNANKIWNEGSNSWSANSTTNKAINLSDAGEKDYLYFAAEEGGRNVNNGRAKVGTPFDPEQGPKNTDTQNPGYLINLDMKHAMAMVSFRVYDGGNLSSNDVKFTKFVIKNHDSSPNNYIKTGEGKMSLSDGTISENTTTGTLTRNITNYILMKQIKDGEQSDKAFIENKSTVNGQLVSKKVSTMVYPVASFGENEIDVVITLQESSNTPVEYTVTLPAHEWIAGTNCIYTFSAGRNKLTVMDVTVADWEEDEQEDIPL from the coding sequence ATGAAAACGATCACGACAAAGTGGGCCATGCTGATAGCCCTTGTGACAGCGTTAAGCTGTACGGAAACAGAGACAGGAATAGAACCGGAACCGGGTGGCGGTGACGGGCAGGTGGCACTGGGTATCAATCCGAACCTGAAGGTGGAAGCCGGAACGAAAGCGGTAACCAAATCGGTGGTAAGCGGCAGTGCGATTACCTATACCGATTATAAAGATGCTCCGGGGTTGGGTGTCGTGGTAACCAACTCGGATGCAACCGGCTGGTATTCTCCCGATGCATCGAGTTCCGGTTATACGGGCCATCATGTATGGTATATAGGCGACACCAAAGGGGCTAATTGGATTTCGATTGAAAACAAAGGTAGCAGTTATGACCCCAAAAATGAAAAACCTTACTATCTGACGGAAACGGTAGGGAAGGTGTATGCCTATTATCCGTTTGATAATGATGCATTAAATAACCTGTTAAGTATTTCGGGTGAAGGCAGTCTTAAAATCCCGGTAAGCGTATCGGCTAGCGGCGATATAGATGCTAAGACAAATAATGCGAATAAAATCTGGAATGAAGGTAGTAACTCATGGAGTGCGAATAGCACGACAAACAAGGCGATAAACCTGTCTGATGCGGGCGAAAAAGATTACCTGTATTTTGCGGCTGAAGAAGGCGGCCGTAATGTCAACAACGGTCGTGCCAAAGTAGGGACACCTTTTGACCCGGAGCAAGGTCCGAAAAATACCGATACCCAAAATCCCGGTTATCTGATCAACCTGGATATGAAACATGCGATGGCGATGGTTTCCTTCCGCGTGTACGACGGCGGTAATCTGAGTAGTAATGATGTGAAATTTACAAAGTTCGTGATAAAGAATCATGATAGCAGTCCTAATAATTACATCAAGACCGGAGAAGGCAAGATGTCGTTGTCAGACGGTACAATAAGCGAAAACACAACAACCGGTACTCTGACCCGAAATATCACAAACTACATCTTGATGAAACAGATCAAAGACGGAGAACAAAGCGATAAAGCTTTTATCGAGAATAAATCGACCGTCAACGGACAGTTGGTATCCAAAAAAGTCAGTACCATGGTTTATCCGGTCGCCAGTTTCGGAGAAAATGAAATAGATGTGGTCATCACTCTTCAGGAAAGTTCAAATACGCCTGTCGAATATACCGTCACCCTGCCTGCTCATGAATGGATTGCGGGTACTAATTGCATCTATACCTTCTCTGCCGGTCGTAACAAGTTGACAGTGATGGATGTAACGGTGGCAGACTGGGAGGAAGACGAACAGGAGGATATTCCGTTGTAA
- a CDS encoding sce7726 family protein: MKRTVIYHQTSAEYLKSRLIDFFIQQFNNIFIGNEVMYGIKRKVVDLLIIKNNQLIAIEIKGDNDDLRKLQEQINECKKIFDYIIICTTKTHLEKLNQIISDDIGIYLITENSIKKIKTPQKQNKQSKIDILYTMNSKYLKTELNINKKLNSDEIRELVAKKNMNYIHKLLCQYFSLRIKEKYQLFLSDRGIITHIDDIPILSSNIEIQ; the protein is encoded by the coding sequence ATGAAAAGAACTGTAATTTACCATCAAACCTCGGCTGAATATCTAAAAAGTCGCTTAATTGATTTTTTTATTCAACAATTCAATAACATATTTATTGGAAATGAAGTTATGTATGGTATAAAAAGAAAAGTCGTTGATTTATTGATTATTAAAAATAATCAATTAATTGCTATTGAGATTAAAGGAGATAATGATGACTTAAGAAAACTACAAGAACAAATCAACGAATGCAAAAAAATATTCGACTATATCATTATTTGTACAACTAAAACTCATTTAGAAAAACTAAACCAAATTATTTCAGATGATATTGGCATATATCTTATAACCGAAAACAGTATAAAAAAAATAAAAACTCCACAAAAACAAAACAAACAGAGTAAAATTGATATATTATACACAATGAATTCAAAATATTTAAAAACCGAATTGAATATAAATAAAAAATTAAATTCAGATGAAATAAGAGAATTGGTTGCTAAAAAAAACATGAATTATATACACAAATTACTTTGTCAATACTTTTCTTTAAGAATAAAAGAAAAATACCAACTTTTTTTATCTGACAGAGGGATCATTACTCACATTGATGATATACCAATACTATCATCCAATATTGAAATTCAATAG
- a CDS encoding HU family DNA-binding protein codes for MNKADFISKLAVEMNISQQQSREFMKAFQVVLTEAMKQDNPVMLQGFGTFTPWSQKERIGRNPHTGISCAIPARTSVKFKPGKFLLRDLNLSK; via the coding sequence ATGAACAAAGCAGATTTTATCAGCAAACTGGCTGTGGAAATGAATATTTCGCAGCAGCAATCACGTGAATTTATGAAAGCCTTTCAGGTAGTGTTAACAGAAGCAATGAAACAGGATAATCCTGTTATGCTTCAAGGTTTCGGAACTTTTACTCCATGGTCGCAAAAAGAGCGTATCGGCCGTAATCCCCATACCGGTATCTCTTGTGCAATACCTGCACGTACAAGTGTCAAGTTTAAACCCGGAAAGTTTTTACTTAGGGATTTGAACCTATCCAAATAG
- a CDS encoding BF2992 family fimbrillin-A clan protein — protein MKRDRIQLYLIVLLAGGLLAGCTAGTVEDVVPEESRPVELRFSKPDLGTPVLLSRAGEEATVPATSATPLPEGATVRIYGYLRGEVGAATAEVPFSTAQPSFEVAYVVEKDGSMSPCLADDAGVRQPGEGTGPVVRGGVYDFYAVSPARRLVKDAEGRYVVTAIPHKEDVMTSFARGVTVSRSSRVVTLETFRRQCALLVFNVAPARENALPFDELYGTRLELSHISVSGATLIAGEDTGILPTGGENKTEATVVFESAEFVAVEAGSDPDGMGLNKTTGIVLPKNERPFGVEINVQRNHETATLKATIDQPIAFDAGKRYVFTLEVKNDESRLNLKIIDWNAISFSDGEVGAPPGGSYPDPDIQEGIGTTITVAKWTKIEWRDTDVGGGESLKQLKTKSNETDQ, from the coding sequence ATGAAACGGGATCGAATACAGTTATATCTGATTGTTCTGCTGGCCGGAGGTTTGCTGGCCGGATGCACGGCAGGGACTGTGGAAGATGTCGTGCCGGAAGAGAGTCGCCCGGTGGAACTTCGTTTCAGTAAACCGGACTTGGGAACCCCGGTCCTTCTGAGCCGTGCGGGGGAGGAGGCTACCGTTCCTGCGACATCTGCAACCCCGCTGCCCGAAGGGGCTACGGTGCGCATTTACGGTTATTTGCGCGGTGAGGTGGGGGCGGCAACAGCCGAGGTTCCTTTCTCTACTGCGCAACCATCGTTTGAGGTGGCTTATGTGGTGGAAAAGGACGGTTCTATGTCGCCTTGCCTGGCGGATGATGCGGGGGTACGTCAGCCGGGAGAGGGCACCGGTCCGGTGGTGCGCGGAGGCGTTTACGATTTCTATGCCGTCTCACCGGCACGTCGGCTGGTAAAAGATGCGGAAGGGAGGTATGTGGTAACGGCAATCCCGCATAAGGAGGATGTGATGACCTCTTTTGCCCGTGGGGTGACCGTTTCGCGTTCCTCGCGTGTGGTCACGCTGGAAACTTTCCGTAGACAATGCGCCCTGCTGGTGTTCAATGTCGCTCCCGCCAGGGAGAATGCGCTTCCATTCGATGAGCTATACGGAACCAGGCTGGAACTGAGTCATATCTCCGTCTCCGGTGCGACTCTGATAGCAGGGGAGGATACGGGAATCCTTCCGACGGGCGGAGAGAATAAAACGGAGGCGACCGTTGTGTTTGAAAGCGCGGAATTTGTCGCGGTGGAAGCGGGTTCCGATCCGGATGGTATGGGTCTGAATAAAACAACGGGCATCGTCCTTCCCAAAAACGAGCGTCCTTTCGGAGTGGAAATCAATGTACAAAGGAATCATGAAACGGCGACCCTGAAAGCGACCATAGACCAACCGATCGCTTTCGATGCGGGCAAGCGGTATGTATTCACCCTGGAAGTAAAGAATGACGAAAGTCGTCTGAATCTGAAAATAATAGACTGGAATGCTATTTCCTTTTCCGACGGCGAGGTAGGTGCTCCCCCCGGCGGTTCTTATCCCGACCCGGATATCCAGGAGGGGATCGGAACAACCATCACGGTGGCGAAGTGGACAAAAATAGAGTGGAGAGACACAGATGTCGGAGGAGGAGAATCATTGAAACAATTAAAAACGAAAAGTAATGAAACGGATCAGTAA
- a CDS encoding BACON domain-containing protein: MKRISKTGLWVCLLLLAMSCTRTEVEEKDLPPHPAKEVEAVFNLNVLANRPLQTRSITFTPEGTFEIDSVVPGMTDSVATKSATALTGGDESLISQLWVGQYDTSGNRVFSHYISPVTGTTVNLKLKESEEATHHVWFVANCDDWGEIATETALKGHVFTYASTVDGLPDSRLCGMTGMWSGVIRDNGVESIGVDMTRTVAKISFSYLIGGDGFSFDPSSVKLKSVPNKIRMEETTTQLTDVTYGEYTGEADANGATMHWYLPENRAGVVTDDNAAASEKEKTGRGVSNATCIELTGTAVQGGVTYENVTFRFFPGSEDMNDYNIKRNHYYTMSVTLKGIDVTDQRITVGTIPPIDTGGLQPMPAGKGGTTELQVTARPGEQWSIKLPDWLSALIDNTIQAGYGARIDHQGPAKIVFKAETANPTAQQRSFPFKMDVTGEEQNIEIVQEGSTLNVGSAISLEAASGSEGQSTFILTKGLNWRAILSDSWLSWASRNPANSADEATGEEQSLIVKAASSNPYASARTGSITVEGGQSVGSSTYNDLKKEISVSQAASTVVCPTQPIEVSAEGATDASSHFTATSGLPWKIAVSEADNWIELTGQKTGQTTTTPQNVVFNVPVNLDSKERTGEITVRVGDESKGPTGNIAVQQAASSLTVDEISTSLAPTAEASGSVAFTATKGLSYAITYPEWLTFTGETTGSVTGTKQTIGYKTNSVNKNKEVREGQISVTAGNMAEKTTISQEASTFKVEPRTIELPNTASSAEATITGTFGLPWTLTKSNTGDAAITTTATGGDLSGTSHTITFTAPANEGGERSADFIIAVTGGNHSETVTVKQASGLNTITIDQKLADSFKKYHDENFPTAKTPPFNYDFGNYAATGSYGSDYKGNSTNYTIDKPYTIEVEAKQSSVREQYLTGLPIQECTKKGEGWRVPTMIELYAIWNICKGENSDATDDEPATNTFGEGFIYSAYWSSSCGEGAVSTRAVIYFMNGQFNTSGTSSSPGKNIYPVRCVREK; this comes from the coding sequence ATGAAACGGATCAGTAAAACCGGATTGTGGGTGTGTTTGCTGTTGTTGGCGATGAGTTGTACGCGGACGGAGGTGGAGGAAAAGGATTTACCGCCCCATCCGGCGAAGGAGGTGGAAGCCGTTTTTAACCTGAACGTGCTGGCTAACCGCCCCTTGCAAACACGCAGCATCACTTTTACTCCGGAAGGAACGTTCGAAATCGATTCGGTTGTTCCCGGCATGACGGATTCGGTTGCAACCAAATCGGCAACCGCCTTGACAGGAGGGGATGAGAGCCTGATCTCCCAGCTATGGGTCGGGCAGTATGATACATCAGGCAACCGGGTATTCAGCCATTACATTTCGCCTGTGACCGGAACGACGGTGAACCTGAAGCTGAAAGAGAGCGAAGAAGCCACACACCATGTCTGGTTTGTTGCCAATTGCGACGATTGGGGTGAGATCGCTACGGAAACGGCATTGAAAGGGCATGTATTTACGTATGCCTCGACCGTAGATGGTTTACCGGATAGCCGTTTGTGCGGTATGACGGGAATGTGGTCGGGTGTGATCCGGGATAACGGTGTGGAGAGCATAGGAGTCGATATGACCCGGACGGTGGCAAAGATTTCGTTTAGTTATCTGATCGGTGGAGACGGTTTTAGTTTCGATCCTTCCTCGGTAAAGCTGAAATCGGTACCGAACAAAATACGCATGGAAGAAACGACAACTCAATTAACCGATGTAACGTATGGGGAATATACCGGAGAAGCTGATGCCAACGGTGCGACGATGCACTGGTATCTACCGGAAAACAGGGCCGGTGTGGTAACTGATGATAACGCCGCCGCGTCGGAAAAGGAGAAAACAGGCCGGGGAGTGAGTAATGCCACTTGCATAGAACTGACGGGAACGGCTGTACAGGGCGGTGTCACTTACGAAAACGTCACCTTCCGTTTTTTCCCGGGCAGTGAGGATATGAATGATTACAATATCAAACGCAACCATTATTATACTATGAGTGTGACGTTGAAGGGAATAGACGTCACCGACCAACGCATCACGGTGGGAACAATCCCCCCGATCGATACCGGTGGCTTGCAACCGATGCCTGCAGGTAAAGGCGGCACGACCGAGTTGCAGGTCACTGCCCGCCCGGGAGAGCAGTGGAGCATCAAACTGCCGGATTGGTTGTCAGCGCTGATCGATAACACAATCCAGGCTGGATACGGAGCCAGGATAGATCATCAGGGTCCTGCAAAGATTGTTTTCAAGGCTGAAACGGCCAATCCGACGGCCCAGCAGCGGTCATTTCCTTTTAAGATGGACGTAACCGGCGAGGAACAAAATATTGAAATCGTACAGGAAGGATCGACCTTGAATGTAGGTAGCGCCATCTCTTTGGAAGCCGCTTCCGGTTCGGAAGGTCAATCTACATTTATCCTAACAAAAGGTTTGAATTGGCGCGCTATTTTATCCGACAGTTGGCTGAGTTGGGCGTCACGCAATCCGGCCAACAGTGCTGATGAAGCCACAGGAGAGGAACAAAGTTTAATAGTCAAAGCGGCTTCCAGTAACCCTTATGCATCAGCACGCACGGGCAGCATAACGGTAGAAGGCGGTCAATCGGTCGGCAGTTCTACATATAACGATCTGAAAAAAGAGATATCCGTATCCCAAGCTGCTTCCACAGTCGTTTGTCCCACCCAACCGATAGAGGTAAGTGCGGAGGGAGCGACCGATGCGTCTTCTCACTTTACAGCCACTTCCGGTTTACCGTGGAAAATAGCAGTTTCGGAAGCTGATAACTGGATCGAGCTGACCGGTCAAAAGACGGGGCAGACAACGACAACTCCTCAAAATGTTGTTTTTAATGTTCCTGTCAATCTCGATTCCAAGGAACGTACGGGTGAAATAACAGTCCGTGTGGGAGATGAATCCAAAGGGCCGACGGGTAATATAGCCGTTCAGCAGGCGGCTTCATCCTTAACAGTAGATGAAATTTCCACATCTTTGGCACCGACAGCGGAGGCTTCGGGCTCTGTCGCTTTTACGGCAACGAAAGGTCTTTCCTACGCTATCACTTACCCCGAGTGGCTCACTTTTACCGGTGAAACAACAGGTTCGGTAACCGGCACAAAACAAACCATTGGATATAAAACTAATAGCGTGAATAAAAATAAGGAAGTACGAGAAGGTCAGATATCGGTGACAGCCGGAAACATGGCAGAGAAAACGACGATATCACAGGAGGCGTCGACGTTTAAAGTGGAACCTCGAACGATCGAATTACCCAATACTGCCTCTTCCGCCGAGGCGACAATTACAGGTACATTCGGATTACCATGGACATTAACGAAATCGAATACAGGAGATGCAGCAATAACAACTACGGCAACCGGCGGAGATTTATCCGGTACTTCCCACACCATAACATTCACTGCTCCGGCAAACGAAGGTGGAGAACGTTCAGCGGATTTTATCATTGCTGTAACCGGCGGTAATCATTCGGAAACGGTTACGGTTAAACAAGCCAGTGGGTTGAATACGATTACTATCGACCAGAAACTTGCAGATTCGTTTAAAAAATATCACGATGAAAATTTTCCGACAGCTAAGACACCTCCATTTAATTATGATTTTGGAAATTATGCCGCTACCGGTTCTTATGGTAGCGATTACAAAGGGAATTCTACAAATTATACCATAGATAAACCTTATACGATAGAGGTGGAGGCTAAGCAAAGCTCAGTTCGTGAGCAATACCTAACAGGTCTTCCTATACAAGAATGTACCAAAAAAGGGGAAGGATGGCGTGTCCCGACAATGATAGAGTTATATGCAATTTGGAATATATGTAAGGGTGAAAATTCGGATGCAACAGACGACGAACCAGCGACAAATACATTTGGTGAGGGTTTTATATATAGCGCTTATTGGAGTAGTTCGTGTGGAGAAGGAGCAGTTTCTACGCGTGCAGTGATTTATTTTATGAATGGACAATTCAATACAAGCGGTACAAGTTCTAGTCCAGGAAAAAATATATATCCTGTTCGTTGCGTCCGTGAAAAATAG
- a CDS encoding beta family protein, translating into MDKKYTIIIKTSDAEIRAVENTSKAQLSQIFPVIEITRGRKITKNKVEAYPFDKRLSKMKKIFENQVVSFDLTSEDSLSSDEINYLYNPQNGYKNWVDFLIQIKEEGVFEEIIPTLILNLDDENFEENLLLQVKNIKKYFKSILYRNSIADENCYDDFELIKDELVGVNLYVLVDCGYTPQASYRNVALKSVARITNLQSILDENVNYIICSTSFPNNVRDLGDVDSDTFSISEIDIYDIVKQECNNVIYGDYASINPIRNDTVVMARGWIPRIDTPLETSIFYYKQRRPRGVSAYASTYIQVAQLTVQDPRFPMSIENNWGIEQIKACAKGGAPSSSPSFWISVRMNIYIAQQLKRIYGY; encoded by the coding sequence ATGGATAAAAAATATACTATAATTATTAAAACAAGTGATGCAGAAATTAGGGCTGTAGAAAATACAAGTAAAGCTCAATTGTCACAGATATTTCCTGTAATAGAGATAACTAGAGGACGAAAAATAACTAAAAATAAAGTAGAGGCATATCCTTTTGATAAAAGACTCTCTAAAATGAAGAAAATTTTTGAGAACCAGGTTGTTTCATTTGATTTAACCTCAGAGGATTCGCTTTCATCTGATGAGATTAATTATTTATACAATCCTCAAAATGGGTATAAAAATTGGGTTGATTTTCTTATTCAAATAAAAGAAGAAGGGGTTTTTGAAGAAATTATTCCTACTCTAATTTTAAATTTGGATGATGAGAATTTTGAAGAAAACCTTCTGTTGCAAGTCAAAAATATAAAAAAATATTTTAAGTCAATATTATATCGAAACTCTATTGCTGATGAGAATTGTTATGATGATTTTGAATTGATTAAGGATGAACTTGTTGGTGTGAATCTTTATGTTTTAGTAGATTGTGGTTATACGCCACAAGCCTCGTATAGAAATGTTGCATTAAAAAGTGTAGCTCGAATTACTAATTTGCAATCTATTTTAGATGAGAATGTGAATTATATAATTTGTTCAACATCTTTTCCTAATAATGTGCGAGATTTAGGAGATGTTGATTCTGATACATTTAGTATTTCTGAGATTGATATTTATGATATAGTTAAGCAGGAATGTAATAATGTGATATATGGAGACTATGCTTCTATTAATCCTATACGTAATGATACCGTAGTAATGGCTAGAGGCTGGATTCCTAGGATTGACACCCCTTTGGAGACGAGTATATTTTATTATAAGCAACGTCGTCCTAGAGGTGTTTCTGCTTATGCTTCTACTTATATTCAAGTTGCTCAATTAACAGTGCAAGATCCTCGTTTCCCAATGTCTATTGAAAATAATTGGGGAATTGAACAAATTAAGGCATGTGCTAAAGGAGGAGCACCTTCATCATCTCCTTCTTTTTGGATATCAGTACGTATGAATATTTATATAGCACAACAACTAAAAAGAATATATGGCTATTGA
- a CDS encoding fimbrillin family protein, producing MKQFLSRLVPVFLFLCAACTEADIVSPGPGGGEAEEGVPFRVKNLGMWMEVESRSVVTGGPGEADRNPNPLTEVGVCVTKESGSGTVSLYNTNVKSQQFVYNAAKTPPSWEPVEEEEPLLLYTEKGTVYGYVPAEKSVSLTGTPKAPLMSGIKVLDKQKFYFNDGGKQVDTATDVQWETDQEDYLYCTAAAQVDRWHPEVSLEMQHALSKVSFRVLEEGSVFAGCYVEKVVFKSNGELKKCTSAKLNLATGEVEGTMTAVDQLVFTAGGDTRAVGGESGETTTNVPVQAFGLVIPVSGVNVTLELTFDDGRTFTMKPSGTGEGPGTFTADWKKGYNYIYNLRMQPQGIELAEVKVAAWNDGGAYDVPME from the coding sequence ATGAAACAGTTCTTATCCCGTTTGGTGCCTGTGTTTTTGTTCCTGTGTGCTGCCTGTACAGAGGCGGATATCGTTTCGCCGGGACCTGGTGGTGGCGAAGCGGAAGAGGGTGTTCCTTTTCGAGTGAAGAACCTGGGCATGTGGATGGAGGTGGAATCGAGAAGCGTCGTTACAGGCGGCCCGGGAGAAGCGGATAGAAACCCGAACCCGCTGACGGAGGTAGGGGTATGTGTCACGAAAGAGAGCGGCAGCGGTACGGTAAGTTTGTATAACACCAACGTCAAAAGCCAGCAGTTCGTCTATAATGCCGCAAAGACCCCTCCTTCCTGGGAACCTGTGGAAGAAGAGGAACCGCTTCTGTTGTACACCGAAAAAGGAACGGTATACGGTTATGTGCCTGCCGAAAAGAGCGTTTCGCTCACGGGCACTCCGAAAGCTCCTTTGATGAGTGGGATAAAGGTGTTGGATAAACAGAAATTCTACTTCAACGATGGGGGTAAACAGGTGGATACTGCCACCGATGTGCAGTGGGAAACCGACCAGGAGGATTACCTCTATTGCACGGCTGCGGCGCAGGTAGACCGCTGGCATCCGGAAGTATCGCTCGAGATGCAGCATGCGCTCTCGAAGGTGAGCTTCCGGGTACTGGAAGAGGGCTCGGTTTTTGCCGGTTGCTATGTTGAAAAGGTGGTGTTCAAAAGCAATGGGGAATTAAAAAAGTGCACGTCCGCCAAGCTGAACCTGGCAACGGGGGAGGTGGAAGGGACGATGACGGCGGTGGATCAACTGGTTTTTACCGCGGGTGGGGATACGCGTGCGGTAGGCGGGGAGTCGGGAGAGACGACGACGAATGTTCCGGTGCAGGCCTTCGGGTTGGTGATCCCGGTCAGTGGCGTGAATGTGACGTTGGAACTGACGTTCGACGACGGGCGTACCTTTACGATGAAACCGTCCGGAACGGGTGAAGGCCCCGGGACCTTTACTGCCGACTGGAAAAAGGGATACAACTATATATACAACCTCCGCATGCAGCCGCAGGGCATAGAGTTGGCGGAAGTGAAAGTGGCGGCCTGGAACGACGGCGGGGCGTATGACGTACCGATGGAATGA